ATTCCCCTGGCCTGAGCCCCTATCCGCCAGGGAGGCCCAGTGCACTCCCCCGTAATAAAATGAGGTAATGTGGTAAtgactgagcacagtgcctgccaaCAGAGAGTACTCTACCTCACAAGGAGGTCCCACAAAATCAAGGTCTTTACATCTTGCTAGATGGGACGGCCTTTCCTCCTGAGATAAATATCATACATTGTTGAAAGCAGGGAGGTAAGTTCTCCTCGAAAAGCCACATATCTCTCCCCTCTGACAGTTCCTGCCCTGACATTTGACAGAGACCACTACCTCTAAACCTTTTCCCATAGCAAATCTGTCATGAAGTGGGGTGCTTCCCCCAATGGACCATGCTCTAGCTTTCCAAACTGCTAGAATCTTCAGGATTTTTCAATGTTGGTACTATTGACACTTTGGGCCAAGTGATTCTTTGTCGTCGGGGATGGGGTGGCGGATGACCCTGCGCACTGTAGGATGTGTAGTGtcatccctggtctccacccactagatgccagtagcatccaaCCCCCACAGTTGTGACAACAAtgcctccagacattgctaaGTGTCCCCTGCGGGGAAAACTGCcaccagttgagaaccactgttataTATCAGTTCAGTTGTTCAGCCATCCCACGAGAACCTGGGACACTGATATCCATGTAACaacaccccacacacacaaaacccccaaaaaagtTGAACTTCTGAACCTTTAAGAACCCTCTTCCCAGGAGCAGTGTAATGTTGTCAGTGAAAGTCAAGCGTTCAGAAGCATTTGTCTCACATTTTAGTGCAAACTTTCTCCCTTATTGGTGGCTACCAAAGGGCTACAGGCAAGGACGAGTTAGGTAGGTCAAGCCAGACCCTGCGGGGGTGAGAGGGGGGAAGAGGTGTTTAGCCAGCTGGTGTTCCCTGATGAACAGTTCTAATCCATTCACAGGCATAAAATGAGCGAGACAGACTGGCAGGTGATTGTCACTCAGTTccctggctttaaataccatctatggACCGATGACcctacattttatatttccaatCCTCACCTTTCTCATGGCAGCCAGCCTCTTACAGTCAACTCCACTTGGGTATTTGATAGGCATCTGAAACTCAATACGTTCAAAATGGAACTGATTTTTCCTCCTAAACCGATCGTCCCCTAGTATTTCTCAGCCTAGTAAATGGCATCACCATACACCAAACTGCTCAAGCCAAAACTTAGAAGTCATCCTCGattcttctattcctttttttttttttttttttttgcggcacgcgggcctctcactgttgtggcctctcccgttgcggagcacaggctcagctgccatggctcacgggcccagccgctccacggcacgtgggatcttcccggaccggggcacgaacccgtgtcccctgcatcggcaggcagactctcaaccactgcgccaccagcgaagccctcttCTATTCCTCTTTCCCTCACTTTCCATATCCATCAGTCATGTCAGCTCCACTTCCAGAACACATCCCTAATCTGCACTCTTTTCTCTAGCTCCACTTCTGCCACCCGAGTATAAACCACTATCATCTCTTACTGGACCACGTCATTAGCTTCCTAACTAGTTCCTGTTTCCTCTCTGGTCCCCTACACATCACGGTTTCTCAACCtcacactattgacattttggactaaGTGTGTTAGTCCAAACGTAGTTCCCtttgcttgggggaggggggctgtcTTGGGCACTGTAGGATGcctagcagcatccctggtctccactcactagataccagtagcaactgccccccccccccaccaacgtgacaaacaaaaaaaagtctctagacattgccaaatgtctcttGGGGGATAAAAATCACccctgagaaccactgtcctacaTCCTACACACAGGAaccaggatatttttaaaatgcaaaatgcatcatgtcactcccctgctgaAAACCCTCCAGCATCTTCCCACTGACCTTAGAATAAAACCCAAGCTCCTTATTGTGGCTTTCAAGACCCTCTATGAACTGGCCACTGCCTGCTTCTCTAACATCCTCTCTTCCATACGACACTCTCCCTCCCtaagctccagccacactggtctttTTTCTGCTCCTTGAACAGTCCAAGCTTGCTCCCCTTCACCCCTTGGACTTGGCTGATTTCCTCTACCTAGAATGCACTCTCCCCAGACCTTTGCATGGCTCACTGTTCACTAAACAAGTCCCAGATCAAATGCTGCCTGACCACCCCATCTAAACAACCCCCTTACATTCTCTATCACATTAcctgttttttatttccttcatagtgCTAATCACAATACAAAACTCTTGTTTTGTCATTTGTTGTCTGCCTTTTCACTAGAGTGTAAGCTCCCCAAGAGCCAGGACCCTATTCGCCTTGTTCACTGCTACAGCCCAAATGCTAAAATAACACCTggtacagagtaggtgctcaataaatattcctcCCCTGTACCTCCTCAAATCACAGGTCAGGTTTCCTTTCTAAGAGTATGCTTGACTGCTGATGTAGTTTCACTTTGAGCTACATTTGGCCTATGTTAAAATGTGTGTGGCTCGGGCTACCATGCACAAGGGCTTGGCataaagaaaaccacaatttTGAAACATAAACACAGGCCAACTAATTAAGGAGAGTCTGCTCCTTGCCCCTCAGGTTTGCTGCAGGCATATAATCATTCCACTGGTCACGACTTCAGTTTGCTCCTTGTCCCTAAATTTGAAGCAGCAAAGGTCGTTCAGGGGCTAAGAATCCAAAACTCACCTGCCTCAGAGGTTCAAACAGCCTCTTTGTCCATCACctcaatatatacaatatataggGCCTTAAAACTTTTTGTGCTGGCTTCAAGTTAAAGCAGTTCACTGGGTCAAAGGCAGGAAAGGATGGTCCAGGGTGCAGCAGGGTCAATGAATGTTGGCTGAGTCCTGAAACCGCAGCTTGGCTCTTAAATTGATTTGTGGTCTGCTTCCAGGAAACCAAAGATGATCGGTCCACCTGGCAGCAGGCTGGCTGCGAACTGGAGGCAATTCTGCCCTGGCCAAAGGCCATGGCCCTCTCGTGGCCCCGAGGAAGGAAGCATTTCATCGGGCCTTTTGGACATTTTGGCGAGCGGCCGGCTGCTCCCGCCGCGGCGGGCTCTCCACGCGGTGCAGAGACGTCTCCACCCGCAGAGACAAGGCCCTGACGCGGCGGGAGGCCGTCTCCGTGCGCTGCGAGGCTGTTTCCACGTGCCGGTAGGACACCTCGAAGACGCGACGGGCCCGTTTCCCAGAGGGGGAGACGGAGCACCCCTCGCTGCGGCACTGGGTAGTCTCCACCTGCCGGGAAAACCTCCGCACCTCACGGGAGGTCGTCTCCACGCGGACCGTTGCCGTCTCCTCGGAGCGGGTGGCCTCAGCCCGGGGCAGAGAGGGCTTTCCCCCAAGCGGTGAGGCCATCTTACAGGGGTAACGGAACCAAGCAGGCCTCGCGAGGCCCCACTGCCCCACGCTCCTCGACGGGTTACGTCAGACGGTGAGGAGTGACATCACATGGCACTGTGACGCAGCCACAGCGGTAGCCGAGGATCCCATGACACAGCCACGTGCAGGAACAGTGGTCCTGGCGGGGGGTGGTGACGGCCCCTCTGAAACCCTGGGTTAGGCCCCGCGCTAGGTCAGCCCCCGCATCGCCCCCTAGCTTGTCAGGAGCCCGCGCGGGCGGAGGCGGGAACGGGCCGAGCCGGGGCGGGCCTGGCACTAGAGGAGCCGCCCGCCCCCGCGCGAGTCTCTGCCCGCCCCCCGCATCCCACACTGCACCGCGGCAGGAAGGGGGAGCCGCGGCTTCCGGCACCTCCCCCGCCACTCTCGGCGTTCGCGGTGTCGGGCTGCTCTCTGCTTAGCTCCTTTGCTGGTGATGGCAGCAGCTGTCGCTATGGAGACAGGTGAGTGGCGGTCCGAGCCGTGCGTTTTGGCAAATAGAAATATCCTGGGCCCAGACACCTGCTCCCGCTTCCCCAGGTTCTCCTTCCAGGTCTAACTCCCCGCAAGGTGATTGTTCGGACCGGGAGGGGCGAGGGCTCTTCTAGCGTCTGGAAGGGCGACGGTAGTTTGGCCTTTTCAGAGTTTGTTTTGTTGGTGTATCCTTTCTCCTCACTTGTTATTCAGACACCGACCCCGGCGAGGGGTCGGCTTCCGGCGAGGCTAAAGGAGAGATTTTGGATCATAAACCGCTTCCTCGATTTGTTTTCTGCGTCTTAAATGAGCTTGCATAAGTTTAAAACATCGTCGACAAACTCGTGTATTATTTTGCAACTGACGCGTCTCACCGAAGCAGGCGTTCCCTGATCTTGCGTTCTCACCATGGTCTCTTTCAGCTTGCATTCTGAACTTTTCTTGATAGGTTTAgcgtttgctttgtttttgcttaGCTTAATCACTTAACAACTTGTAACACATTAAAATAAGGCAAGGCACAGTCACCGCAACTTACCACAACAGTGGTcaatgttaaaatgttaaaatctcaACATAGTGGCTCACGAGTGATAAATGTTCTGCCCCGTGTGTGATCCTGTTTTCTTTGATAACTTGTCTTTAACATTagagaattcattcattcctgaTTAAACATTCCTTTTAATCAGGGCTTTGCTTTCCTTACACTTCTAAGGAAGGTTTTTCTCCTCCCTCGCCCAGTTTAGGAAAACCTTCACATGCCCTTCTTTATGTAGAAACGTATCTCATCATTAGTCAGGTTTCTTTACTGCTGTTTTCTTTCTACAAATCAGTATTGTATATGGTGACGtttattttggatgatttttGCTATCTTCTCTCCTAGATGATGCTGGAAATCGACTTCGGTTTCAGTTGGAGTTGGAATTTGTGCAGTGTTTAGCCAATCCAAATTACCTTAATTGTAAGTTGTTGAACACCTCATTGAATTGAGTAGCTATTTACAATTTCTGATAGAAGAGTTCCAATTCATAGTTGGCCCTTTGTATCCTCGGATTCaactgcagttggttgaatcttcCCATACGGAGGATGACAATACTGTCATTGTCATTGCGCTATGTTATTTTATGtgagacttgagcatctgtgggtTTTGGTGTCTGTGGGGTCTCTTAGAACCAGTCCCCTGTGGATTTGAGGGATGACTTTAGTATCTGCTTTTGTACATTCTCAATTGAACAGAATTATTGCTACACTTATATTGGTACATATATAATTGAGCAAACTGGGACTTCTGTTGTGAATTCAATGAGTGTCGGTGGTGGGGATGTTATGTAAGTAAATTCTCTACTTGTATGTTAGGAGTCACAAATCAGTAGTCCAAGGATTGATTTGCTCTacaggtgtatttttttttttttatgcctttCAGTTCTTGCCCAAAGAGGTTACTTCAAAGACAAAGCTTTTGTTAATTATCTTAAGTACTTGCTTTACTGGAAAGAACCAGAATATGCCAAGTATCTAAagtaagtttaatttttatagtcCTAAATATGTGTGTACTTTATTATACTCCAAAGCACTGATATTTAATAGACTTCTTAGTTTCACATTGGAAAAAATACAGTTTGAATCTCTGCACTTCTTTTAGTTGTCTCCATTTTAATATGAGACACACTGATCTCTAACTTAACTTGGATTATTTCAGTGATATACTCACCAGTATCCCTGCTTTCTCCCCGCCATCCCCCGCCCCCAAGCCAAACAAAGAAGAACCATTTTCTACACAGAAGCCGACTTGGTatcttaaaaatagaaatcacaaCATTCCATTAGAACTCTTCAGTTGCTTCTCATTGCATGCAGAGGAAAATCTAGTCTCTTTTCTCGAGCTAAAGACCTGTATCATCTGGCCCTGTCTTGTCTGACCTTACCTTGTACCACTCACTCCATCTCACCGGGTTTCTGACCCAAAGGAACCCACAGTCTATATATGCAATGACATAGCCATAGCCTGAACATGAAAGACCGTAGAAGGGGGTACTTACTTGTAAGGAAGGTTTTCTGGAGGAGGTAGCCTTACCTGAGTCTTAGTagctgcttattttattttatatattttacataataaatatatgtattattcaAGTTGTGCAATAGatgctttctttttaaggcttATGAATTGCAAGGAGCATACTATAATCATgaacttattccttttttttttttttttgctaatttgcAGTAGTGCtatagcttacttttttttttttttttaatatttattgattcatttggctgcaccaggtcttagttgtggcatgcgggatctagttctctgaccagggatcgaacccgggccccctgcattgggagcgtggagtcttaaccactggactgccagggaagtccccgaactTATTCCTTTTTAATGGTAAAAAAGAAACCGTGAATTCCCACCTGTGCTTTGTCTTAACTAGGTAGTCAAAAAGCAATGGTGaaacttttagtctttttttttcctaaacacaCACAAGTTTGAGAGGAAAACGTTTCAAACTTGTACTCCCACTTTTCTGATCTGTGTCTCATAACAAGGAGGATGTATGAAGCCCACATCCTCCTGTAGCTTGCAGGACCCTTGGCACCCTTACTGGCCCTTTATAAAGAAccattattcatttaataatccagagaaaagacttttttttattagGTTGCAACATGTTATATGTATGTAGACTTAGAGACTCAGTGTTGGACACTGAGCCCTAGACACAAGTTCAGTTTCACCCACAACATTGCTGAGATGGTCATCTACATGCTGGCTGGAGGTTTCCAGTGAGCCCATACTACTCCATTCAGGGGCAACCAATTCCATTGTTAGCTAGATGCTAGAAAGTTCTTCCTTGTATAATAATATGATATACCTCCATGTAACTCCAACCCATGTTGAGTTTTATCCCTGAATTAATCCAGAACCAATCTATGCCCTCTTGAGGAACAGCCATTCAGATACTTAAATTCAAGAGAGGTTGCAAATTAACCCCCATTTCATTTCTGCACAAGGTTTTCATTTAATAGTTGCCAACATTTGAAGATTAAAAAGTTTCATATTTTAATCCAGATTTCTAGCTACTCTCTAAAATTCTGGAGGATCTGGTAACCCCAGGTCTTTGTTCTCCCAGGTCAGCCACTGGCCAGAGCAGAGGAGCAGTTGCCTCTTCTAGACAGTTTCTACCACTTCACTAATAGCCACGACTTGCAACTATAATTTATCTCTTACACCTTTTTTTCTCACCTACCTTCAGCCATTTCTCATGTGCCCGCCTTTGGATATTTTGCACTTATGCCTTATGTTTTTCAGCCAAGAGCTAAACACAGGCCTTCAGATATCAAGGTACAGTGGACCAAATagctttttattcttcatatgGACATTATACTTATATTTGTTCAGCTTAAGTTTACATTACCTTTTGGGGGGTCAGGGAATGAGGGGGCAAGGATTCATATTGTTGACTTGCTGGGAGCTTTATGTCAACTAAAATCTTTCAGTTCTTATTTTCATCAATGCTGTTAGTTTagttctccatttatttcttatttatttttaaaaaatctaattgcAGAACTTTCCTTTTGTACCTCTCCTATTTCATCTTGTTGGTTAATGCTATAATTGTAGCCTACTAACATATTTATAATTCCTTATTTTGTCATGTAATGTATTCTGAGCATTGACTCTACAAGTCTGATAAATGATCACAGTGTGTCTAAGTTCCAGTTACTAAATGCTACTTGAGGACCATTCTCTTGGTCGTCACATTAacttattttacagttgaagaaactaaACCTTAAGGGAGTTTAAGtaccttgtttgaggccacacagctggagAATGGCAGAGCTGGTTTCAAACCTAGGTCTTTTTAACTACCAACAATGTCCtcatgaaaaggaaatagccagggTAGGTGTGAGTGGAACTTAGCTGCTGACAATTACAAGCAACTGTGAATCTTTGGAGTATAGGAAGCAAATCTGTAATAAGGACAACATGGTGTAGGGACCTGCTACTCAATGTGGTTCTCAGACCAGCAACATTGGTatcacttgggagcttgttagaaatgcagtcctcaggctccaccccagacttcctgaatcagagtctgcattttaagaaatgattcacgtgggcttccctggtggcgcagtggttgcgagtccgcctgccgatgcaggggatgcgggttcgtgccccggtccgtggaggatcccacatgccgcggagcagctgggcccagtgagccatggccgctgaggctgcgcatccggagcctgtgcgccgcaacgggagaggccacaacagtgagaggcccgcgaaccacacccccccgcaaaaaaaagaagtgattcaTGTGtgcattaaaatttgagaagcactgctgtaGTGTATTGTCCCCAAACTTTAGTCATTTGAATACCACTTGTACAATTTTGGCTCTATCTGTGTACTCCCTATAAGACTCACTGTTTTTTAATTgactcatttaaattttatgtcttttctatttgaaataattttacttaaaaacaaatggaaaaacagtAGGAAGAATTCCTGTATATTCTTCCCCCAGATATTCTAAGTGCAAACTTCTTATATAATCATAGTACAGTGATCAAAATCAGAACATTAACATTGATATATCATCTGATCTTGTTATCTAACCAGCAGACCTCACTCACATTTTGCCAGCTGTCTCACTAATGTCCTGTGTCTGGGGCAGTGTCCAGTCTAGGCTCAGATGCTGCATTTTGTTGTCATGTCTTAGTCTCCATTAATCTGAGTTcatcagtcttctttttttttccccccataagTGTGACACGGAAGTGATGTTATATCCTTCTTGGTATATCAGGAGTCATAGGATGTCCATTTGTCCCTCTACTGGTGATATTAATTTTGGTCACTTGGTTGAGGTGGTGGCTGCCAGTCTTCTCTGTAtcaagttactatttttccttttgtatttaatacatattttgtgagggaatactttgagactatgtaaatatcttgtttcatatttcattcttttacctaaCTTAAGCATCTGTGGAAGATACTTGCTTGAAACAATTTTTACTGTGGagattttctaattccatcattctttattcatttattagttggtATTCAGTTGTAAGGAAGGAACATTTCCTTGTTCccgatttatttattcattttaaaaagttacatcaATATGGACTCTTGGATTCTTTATCTTGTGGGTTATAATTATGTATCTTCTTGATCCCAGATATagccagtgggagccccttcaCATTGGCTCCTGAGAACTTTTGACGTATCACTATAATTTTCTGagcatttttctttctggcaCTACATAatattccaggctcatcttgtactttcctTCTGTTAGCCTTAGAATCAGCCATGTCTCCAACCAACCTTGGATAATTCTATATAAAACCCATGATCTGGGCATTCAGTGTGCTCATTGGTGTCACTGCTTGTAGGCCCTCTCAACACACAAAGctagaaattgtgtgtgtgtgtgtgtgtgtatataaatatctatttctatatctgtgtgcgtgtatgtgtgtatatatatatatatatatattaaaagccatgagttcatactgatgtttTCAATTCCAACTCAGTAACAAGATTCATTCTAGCCTTCCCCTTCCTTATCTGAAACTCTTTCTGAGAGCTAGAAATTTGGCTTTCTATATACAGCATATTTACTTAGGTATTTGCTCAACCTCAGAGTATATGTACTTAATTTCAGAATTGTTATATCCCTGTGGAAAACTAGAATACAATATTTGTGCTTAGTTCTTTCTGAGACTgactcagttttaaaataaaagttgtcTTATTGTTTATGGAAAACCAGTAGGTATTAATTAAACACATaattaattactaaaataaaaagtgttcgTGTTCCTCGCCTTGGAAACCACCAGAAGAGAATAGCATGATTTGTCCCCCAATGTTGACTCCGTTTACCAGTTACTGTGTggtcttaggcaagttatttaatctttctgaacTTAAGTTTTCTCACTTTTGAAAATTCTGCTGACTTTTGATGCCTAAGCGGGAAAAAATAGAACTGTGCTACTGAAGCATACTAAACGAATGTGGCAGAGATGGCAGGCTGCAAGATCGCTCTCAGGTGAGCAACTCAACTAGAGCCTGGCATTATTACATGACGTCGCTCATTAACTTATAAACTTCACTCCAGGTACCCTCAGTGTTTACACATGTTAGAACTGCTCCAATACGAACACTTCCGTAAGGAGCTGGTGAATGCTCAGTGTGCGAAATTTATAGATGAGCAGCAAATTCTGCACTGGCAGCACTATTCCCGGAAGCGGATGCGCCTTCAGCAAGCCCTGGCGGAGCAGCAACAGCAAAACAACACAGCGGGAAAATGAACAGCCGGATCCAGACCAGGCTCTTAAGACATGTATGTATTGCTTCCGTACAGTGAAGACAAAAAAAGACTCTTCCTATGTACCTTTGCTGTGGTGAGCACCTAGAACCGTTAGTGCGCTATTTAATTGAACTAACTTTTTCTTGTTAATAGATTATTTCTGTTAAACCAGAATTGTTTACTTTGATTTCCCTGTGGCTTTGTAAGTTTTTATTAGTATTTAACACAGTCAGCTGAGTAAGAATAGAAATGTTAGGTGTTTCAGACCAATTTAAGGCAGCGGGGGgcgagggagggggagggccacTGAATATCCCAAACTCTAAGCCGAGCTCTGTTTTCATGTACGGTGGGGCCTGGGACAAGTCTGCCTCCTGGAACCTTGCTGTCCCTCAGATCAGCTATCCTGCCCTTCATCTACAGAGTGAGAGGTGTGGAGTAAGTGACCTCTTTACGTCAGGCAGCAGGAACCGCATAAAGGTTCTTAAATTCTGCAGGGCAGGAGACATACCTGTATCGCCAGTTGCTTTGCAAGAGAGCTTTAGGGAAGAATCATTGGTATGTCACTGACCTGGTAATGGCAGGGAGAAGATTGGTGGTTAACTACTAATTGGACTCTTGGCCTTAAGACTAGAACAAAGGTGAGGAGCCTCAAATATCTGTGCTCATTTGGGAAAGCCGACCTTTATTTGGCAGATACCACAAACCAGGCACAATGTTAAGTGCTTAGTTGcattctcattttatcctcagaaTGATCCATGTTcataaaggaggaaactgaggtttagacaGGTTAatggttacacagctagtaagtgataatCAATGAGACTGACTCTAACCCATCACTAGGTTATATGGTCTCTGACCTCTCTGCCACCTGCCTCATCCCAAGTAGTGAAGCATATTCAGACAGCTGTAACAAACCTGCCAGCATTAAGCAGAGGCTGGATTAGATGTGCTGTGCTTCCCTGCAGTGGTTAGGTTAAGTTCTACATTCTAAAGCCAAAGAAGGAGTTTTAGGAATAACAGCTCTTTGTAAATTCGTGGAATTTAAGGTAAAAGATCCTAACTCCTTTAGAGATT
The genomic region above belongs to Phocoena phocoena chromosome 19, mPhoPho1.1, whole genome shotgun sequence and contains:
- the MED31 gene encoding mediator of RNA polymerase II transcription subunit 31 produces the protein MAAAVAMETDDAGNRLRFQLELEFVQCLANPNYLNFLAQRGYFKDKAFVNYLKYLLYWKEPEYAKYLKYPQCLHMLELLQYEHFRKELVNAQCAKFIDEQQILHWQHYSRKRMRLQQALAEQQQQNNTAGK
- the C19H17orf100 gene encoding uncharacterized protein C17orf100 homolog — translated: MASPLGGKPSLPRAEATRSEETATVRVETTSREVRRFSRQVETTQCRSEGCSVSPSGKRARRVFEVSYRHVETASQRTETASRRVRALSLRVETSLHRVESPPRREQPAARQNVQKAR